The window GCCCATCGTGCGCACGACCCATCGCCGGGACGGCAGCTGGTCCTGGAGGCCGAGGTGGTTCCACGGGGTGGTCGACGTGACCTCGCCGTCCTCGTACCAGTACAGCCCGTGCCCGGTGTTGAAGACGCTCGCGAACGGGACGGAGGTCACCGTGGAACGGTCGGCGACGGACACGGCGGGGGCCCGCCAGGTGTCGGTGGCGTCGGGCTTCGCAGGATCGAGCGAGCGCCCGGTCCAGAAGCGGTCGTCGGCGGCGTGGAAGTCGCCGGGAGTGTGTCCGGCGGGCAGGTGGTTGCGGGTCCACTCGGGCCGGTAGAAGCCGAGCGACACGACGTGCGCCGAGCCGCTCGGCACCATGGCGTTCCAGTTGACGGCGGAGTTCCAGCCGTTGGACTCGACGTCGACGCCTGCCCACAACTCGTAGCGGCTGCGGCCGAGTTGCTGCGCCGTCGAGCCCGAGGACGCCAGGCTGCCGGGCGACCAGCGGAAGTCCACGAACATCGAGTCGGCGGCCTGGAAGAACACCTTGTTCTGGTTGTTGAGGGCGCCCTGCCAGCTCACCGAGCCGTTCACGGTCATGGAGTCGTACCAGGTGACCCGCTGCCCCTTGGCCCTGCCGAGCGCCTTGAGTTCGGTGAGGAAGCCGAGCATGTCGGTCGCGAGCGCCGCGTTCCCGCCGCCGGTCTCGGCGTTGACGAACCAGCCGTCGAAGCCGTACGCCTCGGCGACCGCGACGAGTTGGGCGGCCAGGGGGTAGTGCCCTGCCGCGTCCTTCTGCACCAGGTCGCGGGTCCACCGCAGCTGTCCGCCGTACGCGACGGGTGGCAGGAACACGTTGCCGAGGACGGGCACGCCGTGCCGGTGGGCGGCGTCCACGACCGGCGCGTTCGGGGCGAGGATCAGGCCCTCGCCCGAGGAGCCGCCCCAGAAGACCAGCTCGTCGACGTAACTCCAGTGGGTGAGCGCGTAGACGTCGGCGGTGGCCGAGCCCTGCGAGGGGTTGCTCGCGGTGGGGCCGAAGGAGACCAGCGACTGGATACGGGCCTGGCCGCCGCGGGCCGTCGTGTTCGCCGGCGTCGGGGTGAACCGCGCGGCGAGCGGCACGGACGCGGCGTTGAACGCCAGGTCGGTGTCGTCGGCGGCGCGCCACGCCTTCAGGCTGCGCCAGGTGATGCCCGCGCCCGGTGCACCCGAGGGCAGCGAGTCCGGGTACCAGTAGTTGGCGTAGGGCTGGAGTGCCCCGGCGGCCTTCGGCACGGCGGTGGCGGGGGACGCCGGGAGCAGGGCGGCCGTCGCCCCGGTGCCGGCGGCCAGCAGGACGGTGCGTCTGGTGGGGTTCACGGGCAAGTGCCTCCTTGTGGGAGTTCTTGTGGGCGTTACGGAACCTGGTCGGGAGTGACGACTTCGGTGATGCCCCGGGCGGCGAGGTGCCCCTCGTCACCGGCACGGGACGCGAGCACGGTGGCCGGGCGGGCGCCGTCGGCGGTGAGGCGGAAGAACGCCTCGAAGACCGGGCCGCCCGGCGCGCAGAGCGAGCGGGTGGCGGGGTCGTCGGGTACGACGAGGGCCGTGGTGCGGGGCTTCGGGGCGTACGTGTGCTCGCGGGCCGCGCGGGCCAGTTCCCGCGCGCTGTCCTTGGGCCGGCGCGCGTTGGTCAACAGGCCGAGTCCGTATTCGAGTTCGGGGAAGTCCGCGAGGTCGCGGGACACGTCGTGGGAGCACCACCAGGTGATGCCCCACAGGTCGGTGCAGTCGAGGGCGTTCGCGACGGTCGCCGCGGTGAAGGCGGCGGCGTGTTCGGCGGGGACCAGTGGGGCCGGGGCGCCGACCTCCTGGAGCCAGACCGGGCGCGAGGGGTCGTCGGCCCAGGCCTTGCTGAGTTCGATCAGGTAGGCGGCGTGGTGTTCGGTCGCGACACCGGTGCGTCCGTGCCGCTGGGCCGTGCCGTTGAAGACCCAGGAGTGCACGGCGGTGACGGCGCCGCGCCGGGCTGCCTGGGCGGGGGTGAACGGCATGTCGTCCTGGTACCAGGCCGCGTCGTACTCCGCGTGCAGATGCAGCTTGCCGGGTGCGCCCTTCTCGCACGCCGTGAGCATCCGCTCCAGCCAGGCGTCGACAAGGCGGGGTTCCGCCCGGTCGGGGTCCGGGTGGGGGCCCGCCGAGAACTGGTTGACCTCGTTGCCCACGGTCATGCCGATGAAGTTGGGCCGGTCGGCGAGGGCGGCGGCGAGGGTCCGCAGGTACTCGGCCTGCCCTTCGACGACCTCGGGGTCGGTGAAGAGGTTCCGCCGGTGCCAGGTCTGGGTCCACGCGGGCAGGAAGTCGAAGCTCGACAGGTGGCCCTGCAGACCGTCGACGTTGACGTCGAGGCCGCGTTCGGCGGCCGCGTCGGCGAGGGCGACGAGCTGTTCCACGGCGCGCGGGCGGATCAGCGAACGGTTCGGCTGGAAGTAGGGCCAGATCGGGAAGACGCGGACGTGGTCCAGGCCGAGTGCGGCGATGGAGTCGAGGTCGGCACGCACGGAGTCGAGGTCGAAGTCGAGCCAGTGGTGGAACCATCCCTCGCTCGGGGTGTAGTTGACGCCGAAGCGCACGGCAGAAGGCATGCGGAGTCCTGGTTCTGGGGTGCGTACGTGGGGGCGTGGGGCTCGTGCGGGCGGGTGGCCCGGGGCGCCGGCGGGCTCAGCCCTTGACCGCGCCTTCGCCGACGCCGCGGAAGAAGTACCGCTGGAGGCAGGCGAAGAGGGCGATCAGCGGCGCCACCGCGATGATCGTGCCCGCGGCGACGAGCCGTTCGTCGTTGGCGAAGGTGCCGTGCAGGTAGTTGAGGCCGATGGTCAGGGTGAACTTGTCCGGATCGCTGAGCACGATGAGCGGCCACAGGAAGTCGTCCCAGGCGCCCATGAAGGCGAAGATCGCCACGACGGCGAGGGTGCCCTTCACCGACGGCAGGGCGATCCGCAGAAACCGCTGCCAGGTGTTCGCCCCGTCGACGAACGCCGCTTCCTCGATCTCGTAGGGGAGGTTGAGGAACGCGTTGCGCATCAGCAGGACGTTCATCGCGCCGATGCAGCCGGGCAGGACGACCCCGATGAGGGTGTTGTTCAGGCCGAGCTCACGCATCGTCGTGAACTGGGCGATGATGATGCCCTCCACGGGCACGAGCATCGCGAGGATGAACACGAGAGTCGTCACCTTGCGCCCGCGGTAACGCAGCCGGGCCAGCGCGTAACCCGCGAGCGCCGCACCGACGCAGTTCGTCACGACGTTGGCGGTGGCGACCTTCAGCGAGTTGAGGGCGTAGTCCCAGACGGGGATGGTCTCGGCGACCCGTTCGTAGTTGTGCAGGGTCGGATCGCCGGGCAGGAACCTGGGCGGAGAGCTGAAGATGTCCTCGGTGGGCCCCTTCAGGGAGGTGGAGAGCTGCCACAGGAACGGCCCGACGGTCAGTGCCAGGACGGCGAGCAACAGCAGGTAGCGCAGGGTGAGTTCCCACACCCTCACGCGGCGCCCGTGCTCGTCGGTGACACGCGGCGGGCGGGACTCCGCCGCGGCGGCGGGCGCCTCGCTGACCTTCTCGGCGACGCTCACGCGTCCTCCTTCCGGTCGGCACGCAGCACGAGCAGCATCAGCGCGACGGTGACGACGAAGACGACGACGGAGATGGCGGAGGCGTAGCCGACCCGGCCGGTCAGCCCCGTGCCGGTGCGCTGGACGAGCATCACGAGCGTGGTGTCCTCGCCCGCGGGGCCGCCGTCCGGTCCCGCCATCAGGTACACCTCGGAGAACACCTTGAAGGCGGCGACCGAGGACAGTGCGCCGACCAGCACCATCGTGGAGCGGACGGCGGGCACGGTGACGGTGAGGAAGCGGCGGACCGCGCCCGCCCCGTCCACCGACGCGGCCTCGTGCAGCTCACGCGGCACGTTGGCGAGCGCGGCCAGATAGATGATCATGTAGTAGCCGAGGCCCTTCCAGACCGTGACGGTCATGGCGCTCAGCAGGAGCAGCCACTGGTCGCTCAGGAAGCCGACCCTGCCGACGCCGACCGTCTCCAGCAGCGAGTTCACCAGGCCGCGTTCGTCCAGCAGCCACACCCAGATGAGGCCCACCACGACGATGGAGGCGACGACCGGGGTGTAGAACGCCGACCGGAAGAAGGCGATGCCGGGGATGTTCTTCTGGACCAGGAGGGCGAGCAGCAGGGGCAGCAGGACGAGCGCGGGGACGACCCCGAGGACGTACAGCGTGCTGTTGCGCAGGCCGATCCAGAACATCTCGTCGTGCAGCAGCTCCCGGAAGTTGGCCAGGCCCACGAACTCGCCGGGGACCAGCGTCCGGCGGTCGGTGAAGGCGTTGACCAGCGTCGAGACGAAGGGGTACAGGATGAAGATGCCCACGACCAGCAGGCCCGGAGCGGCGAACAGCCAGGGACTGGTGGGCAGTTGGCGCCGCACCCGCGCGGCGCCGGCCGATGTGATGCCGGAGGAAGCGCTCTTGGAGGTTGCGGTGCTGGAAGAACTCGCCATGTCGGTCAGCCCTGCTGCTGGAGCAGCCGGTCGCACGCCTTGACAGCGTTGTCGAGCGCTTCCTTCGGGCTCACCTTGCCCTGCAGCGCCTTGGCGACGGAGTTGCGCAGCTCGGTCTTCATCTGCTCGCTGAACAGCACCGGCGTGTAGTTGACCGCGTTCTTCAGGGACTTGGCGGCGGCGACGCGGACGCGGGTCTCGTCCGTGCCGTCCTCCTTGGTGAAGTACGGGTCGTCGAGCGAGCCGGCGGTGCTCGGGAAGATCGCGACCTTCTTGGCGAACGTCATCTGGTTCTGGGCGTCGGTGACGAAGTGCGCGAAGGCGACCGCAGCGGGCGCCTGCTTGGTCCGGGCGTTCACCATGACGCCCATGACGTACATGTTGACCTTGCCCGTGCTGGTGATCTGGTCGGTGATGCCGATGTTCTTGTAGAGGTTCGGCGCCTGCTTCTTGAAGTTGCCGAGGTCCAGGGCGCTGCCCGGGTTCATGGCGACGGCCCCGGTCAGGAACTTCTTGCCGGACGACTCGGGGGTCGCGGTCAGCGCCTGCGAGTCGAGCGCCTTGGCGTCGTACAACTCCTTGTACCTGGTGAGGAGTTCGACCCCCTTGGCGTCGTTGAACGCGAAGGCGGTGCCCTCCTTGTTCATCAGCTCGACGCCGTAGCGGCCGAAGTCCTCGATGGTGGGCACGTTCGCGAGGGTGGCGACCTTGCCGTCGCTCTTGTCCGCCAGCTCCAGGGCGTCGTCGAACAGTTCGTCGTACGTCTTCGGAGGCTTCGAGGCGTCCAGGCCGGCCTCCTCGAACAGGGACTTGTTGTAGAAGAGCGGGCCGGTGTTCAGGTACCAGGGGAAGGCGTACGTGCCCTCCATGCCCGGTATCTCGTGGCTCGCCCAGGCCCCCGGCAGGTACTCCTTCTTGTACTTGGCGGCGGCCTTGTCGAGGTCCAGGGCGAGACCTGCCTTGGCGAGCGGGGCGACGAGGTCCGGTGAGACGTTCACGACGTCGGGCAGGGTGCCGCCGGCCGCGTCCGCGCTGATCTTGTCGGCGTAGCCCTCGGCGGGCTGGTCGACCCATTTCACATGGGTGCCGGGGTATTTCTTCTCGAAGTCGGCGACCAGGCCCTCGAAGTACGGCTTGAAGTTGGCCCTCAGGTTCCAGGTCTGGAAGGTGATGTCGCCCTCGACCTTGCCGGAGGCGTCCGTGGAACCGCTGTCGTCACCCCCAAAACCGCAGGCACTGAGCGGCAGGACCAGGGCTACGACAGCGGCGGCGAGTGCTCTGCGAGGCATGCGCACGGTGACCGGGCTCCTTTGCGACGGTGTGGGTCGGAGGTGACGGGCAGACCCTGCATCCATACCGGCGGGGAAGTCAATGGATTCCGCCGCGCTAAATTCATTAGCTCGACATAATGCCTGCTCAGAAGCCTACTGTCCGCCTCTTGCGACGGATCACTAATGCGCTTTAGAGTGGTTCAGCTCAAGCGCATTAGTGTTGAGCTCCATTGGGTAGGTCTTCATGGGGAATGGGGTCGGGTTGCCAGCCAAGCGGTCTCCCGCGCGACGGCCGACGATGAAGGACATCGCGCGGCGCGCCGGGGTCTCCGAGAGCGCCGTCTCGTTCGCGCTCAACGACCGGCCCGGGGTCTCCGAGATCACCCGGGACCGGGTGCGCCGGGTCGCCGAGCAACTGGGCTGGCGGCCCAGCACCGCGGCACGCCAGCTGTCCGGCGAGGGCGCCGCGACGGTCGGTCTCGTCGTGGCCCGGCCCGCGGACACCCTCGGCGTGGACTCGTTCTTCCTGCAGCTCATCTCGGGCATCCAGGAGGTCCTGGCGGAGCGCCATCTCGGTCTGCTCTTCCAGGTGGTCGAGGACGTCGACGACGAGTGCGCCGTGTACCGGCGCTGGTGGGCCGAGCACCGGGTGGACGGAGTGATGGCCGTGGACCCCCGCACGGACGACCCGCGCCCCGGCCTGCTCGACGAGCTGGGACTGCCCGCGGTGGTCATCGGCGGGGCACCGGACGCCCGGCATCCCGGACTGTCCACGGTCTGGGCCGACGACGCGGCAGCCATGGCGTCCGTCGTGGGGCGGCTGCACGCGCTGGGACACCGCCGGATCGTGCACATCGCGGGGCTGCCCGGCCTCGCGCACACCGAGCGGCGGATCCGTACGCTGCGCGCCGAGGCCGAGCGGCGCGGGCTCTCGCAGGTGCGCTCGGTGACGACGGACTACTCGGACGCCGAGGGTGCCGCGGTCACGCGCCGTGTCCTGGAGGGCACTTCGCCACCGACCGCGCTGGTCTACGACAACGACGTGATGGCTGTCGCCGGTGTCGCCGCCGCGACGGAACTGGGCTTCTCGGTACCGGGCGACGTGTCGGTCGTCGCCTGGGAGGACTCGGCGCTGTGCCGCATGGTCAAGCCGTGGTTGTCGGCGCTGTCCCGCGACACGGTGGAGTTCGGCCGGACCGCGGCGCAGGAGTTGACCTCGCTGCTGGACGGCGGCCCGGCGCGGACCGTGCAGGTGCCGGTGCCTCGGCTGATCGAACGGGAGAGCACGGGGCCCTGCGGGGCTTGAAGGGGAGGGGGTGGGGGCGGACGTCGCTGTGCGACGGCCACCCCCTGTCGGTCGGGGAGCGGGGCTGTGATGCGTCTGCGGGTCGGTCGTGGCTGGTCGCGCTGTTCCCCGCGCCCCGTACGGGGCGCTGTCAGAGGCGCGAGCGGTACAGCTCGAACCGGGCGAGGTGAGCCCTTCGGCGCGAGTGCGTCACCCTTACTCGCCACCGTCGCGCCCGTACGGGAGCCGCCAGCAGCAGGATGCGGCCGGCGCCGATCGTGCCGGCCTCGGTCACCCGCGTCCAGGCGCCGGCGAGATGGGCCTCGACGACGAAGCCCTCCACCTGCTGGCCGTGCCGGATGTCCTCGCCGAGGCGGATCCGGTCGACCTCTCGGGCCCGGCCCAGGTCGACCGTGACCGTGCCCGGTGAAGCCTTCACCCGGGCTCCGCGTGCCAGGTCCTCGGGCAGCTCCCGGTCGATCCGTTCGCGGAACTCCCGCAGGCGGGTGACGTCGGCGGCCGGCAGACGCCCTTCCCGGTCCGGCGGGACGTTCAGCAGCAGTACCGCGTTGCGGCCCACCGACCCGAAGTAGATGTCCGTCAACTGCTGCACGGACTTGGGCTGTTGGTCGGCGTGGTAGAACCAGCCGTCCCGGATGGACACGTCCGCCTCGGCCGGCCACCACTGCAGGTGATCGGCCACGGGCTGCGCGGCCACCAGGGCGTTCCGGCCGCCCATGTCGGGCGCGTCGTAGGAGAGCGCGAAGTCCGTGCGCCCGTTGTCCTTGTCCTGTACGGGTACGACGCTCCACTCGTTCTCACGGGCCAGCCCGCCCTCGTTGCCGACCCAGCGCACGTCGGGCCCGGACACGGCGACCGTGGCGTCCGGCGCGAGGGTCCGGATCAGCGTGTACCAGCTGTCCCAGTCGTACTTCTCGACCTTGTCCGGCGGGATACGGCCCTGCGCACCGTCGAACCACACCTCGTCGACCGGCCCGTACTCGGTGAGCACCTCGTAGAGCTGGTTGAGCATGTGGGCGCCGTAGTCGGTGGCCGCAAGCGTGAACGCGGGGCCACCCGTACGGTGGTCGCCGTCCACCGGTGTCGGGATCGCGTGCTCGGAGCGGGCGCTGCCGTTGGCGTACACGCCGTGCAGGTACTGGTTCTCGTCGGCCGGCGAGACGTAGACCCCGACCTTGATGCCGTGGCGGCGCATCGAGTCGGCGAACGAGCGCAGGACGTCACCCTGCCCGTCGCGCCAACTGCTCGACGCCACCGTGTGGTCGGAGTAGCGGGAGGGATAGAGCACGAACCCGTCGTGGTGCTTGACGGTGAGGATGGCGAGTTCGAATCCGCCGTCGCGCAGGGCGCGGGCCCACTGGTCGGTGTCGAGGCCGGCCGGCTGGAAGACGTCGGGATCCTCGTCGCCGGTCCCCCATTCGAGACCGGTGAAGGTGTTCACGCCGAAGTGCAGGAAGGCGGTGCGCTCGAGTGCCTGCCAGGCGATCTGCCGTTCCGTGGGCCGGACCTGGGACGCCTTGCGGACCAGTTCCTCCGGGGTGTCGTCGGGGCTGACGGGAATCCGGTACCACGGCTCGTCGGCAGCGGCGGAGCCGACGGGGGCAGCGGCGGAGGCGGAGGACGCGAGCGCCAGGGACGTACCGCTGGACGCGACGAGAGCGGCGGCTGCCGTGACGAAGAGACGTCTGGAGACTGCCATGCGGGTGGGCTCCTCAGGTCTGGGGGTCAGCCGGGCCGGCGGGTCATCCGGCGGCCAAATGCCATACGGCGGGACGCCGCTGGTCCGGCGGGTACTGCACGAGCCGGCCGTCGTCGCTCACGTGCACGGCCATCTGCGTGATCGCGTTGACGAGCCGGTGGCCGCCCGCCACAGGCGTCAACTGCCAGCGCTGCAGGGTGTTCGCGGCGTCACAGGCATGCCGGGACACCTCGGTCCCGGGCTGGAGCGGCACGTTGAGCGTGAGCTTCCCGCCCCGTACTTCGAGGCAGCCGTCCGCGGTCTTCAGGGTCACGTAGCCGTCCGGGGTGCGCCGGGTCTCGGCCGTGAAGGCCGCGGCACCCGCACGGAAGGTGTACGTCCCGTCCGCGACCGGCACGCGGGTGAGGTCGCGCCATCCGGGGGCGTGGCCCACGGCCGCCGCGCGAGCGGTGAACCGGGCGTAGGTGGCGTCCGGACGAGGGCTGCCCCAGGTGGCCTGCGCGATATGACGCAGCGCCGGGTCGGTGTCCTGCGCCACCTCGTTCTCGGTCTCGCCGCGGCCGTTGTCTGGCCACAGGCTGATCTTCGCGCCGGTGATGCCTGCGCGTGAGGCGAGCTTCTCGCCCTCGAAGCTGCGTGGGTCCCAACTCTGGTCGTACAGGCCCTCGGTGTCCGAGTGGAAGCCGCCGCGGACGAGGTACAGGGCGTAGGCGGCGTTCATCAACGGATAGCCCTGCGACCGGAGTTGGCTCGGTTTGGTCGCCACGTCCAGCCAGTGCTCGACCGTCGTCCCGGCCGTGACGGGCACGGTGTTGGCGCCGGTGAGACCGTCGTTCCAGATGCGCAGCTTCTTGCCCATGGCCGCGGCGTGGGCGTGGACACGGTTGACGAAGTCGATGAACGCGTCCTGCGGGGTGGCGTCCGCGCCGTACTTCGCCCGGGCGTACTCCAGCACCTGCGGGTACTTGGCGAAGTCGGAGCCGAGCATGTACTCGTCGGCGCCCATGTGCCACGCGTCGGCCGTGAAGACCTCCGCGTACTCGTCCATCAGGCTCGTGTAGTAGGCGAAGGCCTCCGGGCGCGTGATGTCGAGCCGGGACGGCTGCTTGTCGCCGTCGGAGTCGGCGAGCTGGAGGTCCGGCCGGTTCTCGATCCAGGGGTCCATGTGCCCCGGGGAGTTGATCTCCGGGATGATCGTGACGTGGTACTTCTCGCCGAGGGCGACGAGACGGCGTATCTCGTCCTTGGTGTAGTAGCCCCAGGTGTTGGCCTCGGGGTGCGCGCCGCTCTTCACCTTCAGTTCGAGCAGCAGCTGGTTGAGTTTGTGGTACGCCATGTCGCGTACGAGGTTCTCCAGCCAGGCCGGGGTGATGTGGACGTAGCAGGCGCAGACGCCGACTCCCCGCTCCTCGTACCGGGGCACGTCGACGGTGTGCCCCGCGGGCAGCCGGTCTCCCTGCGCGAGGAGCTGAAGGACGGTGCGGGTGCCGTAGAAGGCGCCGGTCTCGGTCGCGCCCGTCACCGACAGGCGCTCGCCCGCGCGGAGTTCGTACCCCTCCTTCCCCAGCTCGGTCCTGGCCGGCGTGAGATCGACAACGATGTCGCCCGTGCGCGCTCCCCTGCTCACGACCGGAACGGTGCCGTGTCCCGCCGCCCGCAGATCGCCCGCGAGGGTGGCCGCGACGCGGCGCTCCGCCCTGCCGTCCGCGACGAGGCGGGTGCCGCGTCCGTAGACGTACTGGCCGGATCCCGGCGTCCAGTCGGACAGGGCGGGGACGGTGACCGGGGGCGTGGCGTTCGCCGCCTCGGCCGCCCCCGCCACGGGGACCGGTGCCGCGAGCAACAGGAGCACCGCCACGACGCCGACCAGCCGGGACCGTCCTGGATACGCACGCTTGGCTTCCGTACTCACGGGCACCCTCCCATTCATCGGAGGTGTGATGATTGGGCCGGCTTCGAGGGCTGTCAATGGGGTGCGAAGTCGGCCAAGTTGAGCCAGTGGTCGGATGACCTGCCACTCCGTGCGTGCGGCCGGACAGTCCCGGCGTCAAAAGTCCAAGAGGAGCGCAGCGACTGTCCAAGCACGGCGGCTCTCGACTGGACGGTCCGTGCCGGGGCACAGTGCTCCTCGAACTCACCAGTAAGCCCACGTCCCCCCGAGGAGTCGCCGTGACCAGCTGGGCCGCCCGGACCGCCGCAGAGATCGCTGCCGCAGTACGCGAGAAGCGGGTCACCCCTCGCGAGGTGGTGGCCGAGCACCTCGCCCGGATCGAGCTGCTCGACGCCCGCGTGGGAGCCTTCCGTCACCTGCGCACGGCGGCCGCGCTCACCGAGGCGGACGAGGTGGCGGAGCGGGCGGACCTGGCCGAACTGCCTCTCGCGGGCGTGCCGGTGGCCGTGAAGGACAACCTGGGCGTACGCGGCGAGTCCACCCGTAACGGCAGCGCGGCGAGCCCGGACACCCCGGCGGACGAGGACCACGTCACGGTGGCCAGACTGCGCGCGGCGGGCGCCGTCGTGATCGGCCTGACGAACGTCCCCGAGCTGTGCGTCTTCGGCACCACGGAGGGCGTGCACGGCACGGCCCGCAATCCGTGGGACACGACGCGCACGGCCGGCGGCTCCTCCGGCGGCAGCGCGGCCGCGGTCGCCGCAGGCATGGTGCCCATCGCGCTCGGCAACGACGGCATGGGCTCGCTGCGCATACCCGCCGCCAACTGCGGCCTGGTCGGGCTGAAGCCCGGACACGGCGTCGTCCCGGCGGGGATCGGCCACGGCGACTGGTTCGGGATGTCCGAGAACGGGCCGCTGGCGACGACGGTCGAGGACGCGCGGCTGATGCTCTCGGTCCTGTCCGCGACGGAGGCCGCCGGGCCCGGGGAGCCCGTCACCCGGACGGTCGCCCTCTCCGTGCGGAGCCCGCTGGTGGGGGTTACCGTCAGCCGGCCCTACGCCGACGCGGCCCGTGCGGCGGGCGAGTTGCTGGCGACGGCGGGACATCGGGTCCGGCGGGCGGA of the Streptomyces aurantiacus genome contains:
- a CDS encoding endo-beta-N-acetylglucosaminidase; this encodes MNPTRRTVLLAAGTGATAALLPASPATAVPKAAGALQPYANYWYPDSLPSGAPGAGITWRSLKAWRAADDTDLAFNAASVPLAARFTPTPANTTARGGQARIQSLVSFGPTASNPSQGSATADVYALTHWSYVDELVFWGGSSGEGLILAPNAPVVDAAHRHGVPVLGNVFLPPVAYGGQLRWTRDLVQKDAAGHYPLAAQLVAVAEAYGFDGWFVNAETGGGNAALATDMLGFLTELKALGRAKGQRVTWYDSMTVNGSVSWQGALNNQNKVFFQAADSMFVDFRWSPGSLASSGSTAQQLGRSRYELWAGVDVESNGWNSAVNWNAMVPSGSAHVVSLGFYRPEWTRNHLPAGHTPGDFHAADDRFWTGRSLDPAKPDATDTWRAPAVSVADRSTVTSVPFASVFNTGHGLYWYEDGEVTSTTPWNHLGLQDQLPSRRWVVRTMGRRPAVTFDFADAWRGGSSVLVDGTLDAPATLDLYATRLPIGEDTVVELTHRADSGDVAAELAVATAEPAGPGQPYAYTYFPVAVGDRWGTSTVRLTGLPAGGTVHSLGVRLTGAGGAVKWRLGGLAVHDQAAQSPAAPVDLRITGASGGDLRFAWRAASGAGVRHHTLHRVLSDGTRRFLGGTAQRAFFVAGLAPDGDEQAARFELRAVGELYTASKPATVTHTW
- a CDS encoding glycoside hydrolase 5 family protein; protein product: MPSAVRFGVNYTPSEGWFHHWLDFDLDSVRADLDSIAALGLDHVRVFPIWPYFQPNRSLIRPRAVEQLVALADAAAERGLDVNVDGLQGHLSSFDFLPAWTQTWHRRNLFTDPEVVEGQAEYLRTLAAALADRPNFIGMTVGNEVNQFSAGPHPDPDRAEPRLVDAWLERMLTACEKGAPGKLHLHAEYDAAWYQDDMPFTPAQAARRGAVTAVHSWVFNGTAQRHGRTGVATEHHAAYLIELSKAWADDPSRPVWLQEVGAPAPLVPAEHAAAFTAATVANALDCTDLWGITWWCSHDVSRDLADFPELEYGLGLLTNARRPKDSARELARAAREHTYAPKPRTTALVVPDDPATRSLCAPGGPVFEAFFRLTADGARPATVLASRAGDEGHLAARGITEVVTPDQVP
- a CDS encoding carbohydrate ABC transporter permease, producing the protein MSVAEKVSEAPAAAAESRPPRVTDEHGRRVRVWELTLRYLLLLAVLALTVGPFLWQLSTSLKGPTEDIFSSPPRFLPGDPTLHNYERVAETIPVWDYALNSLKVATANVVTNCVGAALAGYALARLRYRGRKVTTLVFILAMLVPVEGIIIAQFTTMRELGLNNTLIGVVLPGCIGAMNVLLMRNAFLNLPYEIEEAAFVDGANTWQRFLRIALPSVKGTLAVVAIFAFMGAWDDFLWPLIVLSDPDKFTLTIGLNYLHGTFANDERLVAAGTIIAVAPLIALFACLQRYFFRGVGEGAVKG
- a CDS encoding carbohydrate ABC transporter permease, translated to MASSSSTATSKSASSGITSAGAARVRRQLPTSPWLFAAPGLLVVGIFILYPFVSTLVNAFTDRRTLVPGEFVGLANFRELLHDEMFWIGLRNSTLYVLGVVPALVLLPLLLALLVQKNIPGIAFFRSAFYTPVVASIVVVGLIWVWLLDERGLVNSLLETVGVGRVGFLSDQWLLLLSAMTVTVWKGLGYYMIIYLAALANVPRELHEAASVDGAGAVRRFLTVTVPAVRSTMVLVGALSSVAAFKVFSEVYLMAGPDGGPAGEDTTLVMLVQRTGTGLTGRVGYASAISVVVFVVTVALMLLVLRADRKEDA
- a CDS encoding ABC transporter substrate-binding protein, coding for MPRRALAAAVVALVLPLSACGFGGDDSGSTDASGKVEGDITFQTWNLRANFKPYFEGLVADFEKKYPGTHVKWVDQPAEGYADKISADAAGGTLPDVVNVSPDLVAPLAKAGLALDLDKAAAKYKKEYLPGAWASHEIPGMEGTYAFPWYLNTGPLFYNKSLFEEAGLDASKPPKTYDELFDDALELADKSDGKVATLANVPTIEDFGRYGVELMNKEGTAFAFNDAKGVELLTRYKELYDAKALDSQALTATPESSGKKFLTGAVAMNPGSALDLGNFKKQAPNLYKNIGITDQITSTGKVNMYVMGVMVNARTKQAPAAVAFAHFVTDAQNQMTFAKKVAIFPSTAGSLDDPYFTKEDGTDETRVRVAAAKSLKNAVNYTPVLFSEQMKTELRNSVAKALQGKVSPKEALDNAVKACDRLLQQQG
- a CDS encoding LacI family DNA-binding transcriptional regulator, yielding MPAKRSPARRPTMKDIARRAGVSESAVSFALNDRPGVSEITRDRVRRVAEQLGWRPSTAARQLSGEGAATVGLVVARPADTLGVDSFFLQLISGIQEVLAERHLGLLFQVVEDVDDECAVYRRWWAEHRVDGVMAVDPRTDDPRPGLLDELGLPAVVIGGAPDARHPGLSTVWADDAAAMASVVGRLHALGHRRIVHIAGLPGLAHTERRIRTLRAEAERRGLSQVRSVTTDYSDAEGAAVTRRVLEGTSPPTALVYDNDVMAVAGVAAATELGFSVPGDVSVVAWEDSALCRMVKPWLSALSRDTVEFGRTAAQELTSLLDGGPARTVQVPVPRLIERESTGPCGA
- a CDS encoding alpha-L-fucosidase; its protein translation is MAVSRRLFVTAAAALVASSGTSLALASSASAAAPVGSAAADEPWYRIPVSPDDTPEELVRKASQVRPTERQIAWQALERTAFLHFGVNTFTGLEWGTGDEDPDVFQPAGLDTDQWARALRDGGFELAILTVKHHDGFVLYPSRYSDHTVASSSWRDGQGDVLRSFADSMRRHGIKVGVYVSPADENQYLHGVYANGSARSEHAIPTPVDGDHRTGGPAFTLAATDYGAHMLNQLYEVLTEYGPVDEVWFDGAQGRIPPDKVEKYDWDSWYTLIRTLAPDATVAVSGPDVRWVGNEGGLARENEWSVVPVQDKDNGRTDFALSYDAPDMGGRNALVAAQPVADHLQWWPAEADVSIRDGWFYHADQQPKSVQQLTDIYFGSVGRNAVLLLNVPPDREGRLPAADVTRLREFRERIDRELPEDLARGARVKASPGTVTVDLGRAREVDRIRLGEDIRHGQQVEGFVVEAHLAGAWTRVTEAGTIGAGRILLLAAPVRARRWRVRVTHSRRRAHLARFELYRSRL
- a CDS encoding family 20 glycosylhydrolase is translated as MSTEAKRAYPGRSRLVGVVAVLLLLAAPVPVAGAAEAANATPPVTVPALSDWTPGSGQYVYGRGTRLVADGRAERRVAATLAGDLRAAGHGTVPVVSRGARTGDIVVDLTPARTELGKEGYELRAGERLSVTGATETGAFYGTRTVLQLLAQGDRLPAGHTVDVPRYEERGVGVCACYVHITPAWLENLVRDMAYHKLNQLLLELKVKSGAHPEANTWGYYTKDEIRRLVALGEKYHVTIIPEINSPGHMDPWIENRPDLQLADSDGDKQPSRLDITRPEAFAYYTSLMDEYAEVFTADAWHMGADEYMLGSDFAKYPQVLEYARAKYGADATPQDAFIDFVNRVHAHAAAMGKKLRIWNDGLTGANTVPVTAGTTVEHWLDVATKPSQLRSQGYPLMNAAYALYLVRGGFHSDTEGLYDQSWDPRSFEGEKLASRAGITGAKISLWPDNGRGETENEVAQDTDPALRHIAQATWGSPRPDATYARFTARAAAVGHAPGWRDLTRVPVADGTYTFRAGAAAFTAETRRTPDGYVTLKTADGCLEVRGGKLTLNVPLQPGTEVSRHACDAANTLQRWQLTPVAGGHRLVNAITQMAVHVSDDGRLVQYPPDQRRPAVWHLAAG